A portion of the Tamandua tetradactyla isolate mTamTet1 chromosome 16, mTamTet1.pri, whole genome shotgun sequence genome contains these proteins:
- the ECH1 gene encoding delta(3,5)-Delta(2,4)-dienoyl-CoA isomerase, mitochondrial isoform X1 has translation MRMSCNNDTVGQGTPIRHLRGTESPSEGLRLTAPTNPGLSLSLCPMSFSAQHDVSRISPSEAPEHNYESLRVTTAERHILHVQLNRPEKRNAMNKAFWREMVECFNKIAQDADCRAVVISGAGKMFTSGIDLMDMASEFQKPQGDDVARISWYLHDLISRYQETFTVIEKCPKPVIAAIHGGCIGGGVDLISACDIRYCAQDAFFQVKEVDIGLAADLGTLQRLPRIIRNRSLVNELAFTARKMMADEALGSGLVSRVFLDQKTMLDAAFALAADIASKSPVAVQGTKVNLLYSRDHSVAEGLRFMRAWNMSMLQTEDIAKSVQATMEKKDLKSVNFSKL, from the exons ATGCGAATGTCGTGTAATAATGATACCGTAGGACAGGGAACGCCTATCCGGCATCTCAGAGGGACCGAGTCCCCATCTGAAGGGCTCC GACTGACTGCTCCCACCAACCCAGGCCTCAGCCTCAGCCTCTGCCCCATGAGCTTCTCTGCACAACATGATGTCTCCAGAATATCCCCCAGTGAGGCCCCAGAACACAACTATGAATCTCTTCGGGTGACAACTGCTGAGAGGCACATTCTGCATGTACAGCTGAACCGTCCTGAGAAGAGGAACGCCATGAATAAGGCCTTCTGGAG AGAAATGGTGGAGTGTTTCAACAAGATCGCACAAGACGCCGACTGTCGAGCTGTGGTGATCTCTGGGGCAGGAAAAATGTTCACCTCAG GTATCGATCTCATGGACATGGCTTCAGAATTCCAGAAgccccagggagatgatgtggCCCGCATCAGCTGGTACCTCCATGACCTCATCTCCAGATACCAGGAGACTTTCACTGTCATCGAGAAG TGCCCCAAGCCGGTGATCGCTGCCATCCATGGGGGCTGCATTGGCGGAG GTGTGGACCTCATCAGTGCCTGTGACATCCGCTACTGTGCCCAGGATGCCTTCTTCCAGGTGAAG GAGGTGGACATCGGCTTGGCGGCCGACTTGGGAACGCTGCAGCGACTTCCGCGGATCATCCGGAACcggag CCTGGTCAACGAGCTGGCTTTCACTGCCCGCAAGATGATGGCTGATGAGGCCCTGGGCAGCGGCCTGGTCAG CCGGGTGTTCCTAGACCAGAAGACTATGCTTGATGCAGCCTTCGCCCTGGCGGCTGATATTGCCAGTAAGAGCCCCGTGGCGGTCCAGGGCACTAAAGTCAACCTGCTTTACTCCCGCGACCACTCGGTGGCTGAGGGCCTTCGTTTCATG AGGGCTTGGAATATGAGCATGCTGCAAACCGAGGACATCGCTAAGTCTGTGCAGGCCACGATGGAGAAGAAGGACCTAAAAAGTGTCAACTTCTCCAAGCTCTGA
- the ECH1 gene encoding delta(3,5)-Delta(2,4)-dienoyl-CoA isomerase, mitochondrial isoform X2 has product MAIVASHRVRDLLRRRLTAPTNPGLSLSLCPMSFSAQHDVSRISPSEAPEHNYESLRVTTAERHILHVQLNRPEKRNAMNKAFWREMVECFNKIAQDADCRAVVISGAGKMFTSGIDLMDMASEFQKPQGDDVARISWYLHDLISRYQETFTVIEKCPKPVIAAIHGGCIGGGVDLISACDIRYCAQDAFFQVKEVDIGLAADLGTLQRLPRIIRNRSLVNELAFTARKMMADEALGSGLVSRVFLDQKTMLDAAFALAADIASKSPVAVQGTKVNLLYSRDHSVAEGLRFMRAWNMSMLQTEDIAKSVQATMEKKDLKSVNFSKL; this is encoded by the exons ATGGCGATAGTGGCTTCTCACAGAGTTCGGGACCTGCTGAGGCGGC GACTGACTGCTCCCACCAACCCAGGCCTCAGCCTCAGCCTCTGCCCCATGAGCTTCTCTGCACAACATGATGTCTCCAGAATATCCCCCAGTGAGGCCCCAGAACACAACTATGAATCTCTTCGGGTGACAACTGCTGAGAGGCACATTCTGCATGTACAGCTGAACCGTCCTGAGAAGAGGAACGCCATGAATAAGGCCTTCTGGAG AGAAATGGTGGAGTGTTTCAACAAGATCGCACAAGACGCCGACTGTCGAGCTGTGGTGATCTCTGGGGCAGGAAAAATGTTCACCTCAG GTATCGATCTCATGGACATGGCTTCAGAATTCCAGAAgccccagggagatgatgtggCCCGCATCAGCTGGTACCTCCATGACCTCATCTCCAGATACCAGGAGACTTTCACTGTCATCGAGAAG TGCCCCAAGCCGGTGATCGCTGCCATCCATGGGGGCTGCATTGGCGGAG GTGTGGACCTCATCAGTGCCTGTGACATCCGCTACTGTGCCCAGGATGCCTTCTTCCAGGTGAAG GAGGTGGACATCGGCTTGGCGGCCGACTTGGGAACGCTGCAGCGACTTCCGCGGATCATCCGGAACcggag CCTGGTCAACGAGCTGGCTTTCACTGCCCGCAAGATGATGGCTGATGAGGCCCTGGGCAGCGGCCTGGTCAG CCGGGTGTTCCTAGACCAGAAGACTATGCTTGATGCAGCCTTCGCCCTGGCGGCTGATATTGCCAGTAAGAGCCCCGTGGCGGTCCAGGGCACTAAAGTCAACCTGCTTTACTCCCGCGACCACTCGGTGGCTGAGGGCCTTCGTTTCATG AGGGCTTGGAATATGAGCATGCTGCAAACCGAGGACATCGCTAAGTCTGTGCAGGCCACGATGGAGAAGAAGGACCTAAAAAGTGTCAACTTCTCCAAGCTCTGA